One part of the Haliotis asinina isolate JCU_RB_2024 chromosome 2, JCU_Hal_asi_v2, whole genome shotgun sequence genome encodes these proteins:
- the LOC137273083 gene encoding uncharacterized protein translates to MTGNSSTWNANFTVAHLDILGIISGESGEGGGNQSTITLSDFNQPTAVANYIIILIFLFPVVVMSIMCFLRIRSNSISRRDKGYRSRMEYLYRVHSLASAAPVGPELSQPLTDGHVSKSGSCSSQLSKKSKELEKVDDASIKSV, encoded by the exons ATGACTGGGAACTCGTCCACTTGGAACGCTAACTTTACAGTGGCGCATTTGGATATTCTCGGAATTATAAGCGGAGAAAGCG GAGAAGGTGGTGGAAATCAGTCTACGATTACAC TGTCCGACTTTAACCAACCCACCGCCGTCGCCAactacatcatcatcctcatcttcCTCTTCCCAGTCGTCGTGATGTCCATCATGTGCTTTCTCCGGATCAGGTCCAACAGTATCAGTCGGAGGGACAAGGGCTACAGGAGTCGGATGGAATACCTGTACAG AGTCCACTCTTTAGCCTCAGCAGCCCCGGTTGGCCCCGAGCTGTCCCAGCCACTGACCGATGGCCACGTGTCCAAGAGCGGATCCTGCAGTTCTCAGTTGTCGAAAAAATCCAAAGAATTGGAAAAGGTTGACGATGCTTCTATCAAATCTGTTTGA